A stretch of Clostridium formicaceticum DNA encodes these proteins:
- the truA gene encoding tRNA pseudouridine(38-40) synthase TruA has protein sequence MRNIMIKTEYDGTNYNGWQIQPNGITIQQKVMEAVKKLTGEDVTINGSGRTDAKVHARGQVANFYTQTTIPIERIPSAINHFLPEDITILEAKEVAMDFHARYWAQGKVYSYQVYNQRQRSALLRNYSYHFPYQLELDRIKEAAEVLLGTHDFKGFMSSGSSVKTTVRSIYAIKIEKGENSIWMTFEGNGFLYNMVRIIVGTLLEVGSGRRSIETIKKALELGDREKAGHKAPPQGLFLDKVFYPLTH, from the coding sequence ATGAGGAACATTATGATTAAAACTGAGTACGATGGAACAAATTACAATGGTTGGCAGATACAGCCCAATGGTATCACTATTCAACAAAAAGTTATGGAGGCTGTTAAAAAACTTACTGGAGAGGATGTTACCATCAATGGTTCGGGAAGAACAGATGCTAAGGTTCATGCTAGAGGGCAAGTGGCTAACTTTTATACGCAAACAACAATCCCTATAGAACGCATTCCATCAGCTATAAACCATTTTTTGCCTGAAGATATTACTATACTAGAGGCAAAAGAAGTAGCTATGGACTTTCACGCTCGATATTGGGCGCAGGGAAAAGTTTATTCTTATCAGGTCTATAATCAAAGGCAAAGAAGTGCATTATTAAGAAATTATAGCTATCATTTTCCGTACCAGCTAGAATTAGATAGGATCAAAGAAGCAGCAGAGGTGCTGCTGGGCACCCATGATTTTAAGGGATTTATGTCTAGTGGTAGTAGTGTAAAAACTACAGTTAGAAGTATATATGCTATTAAAATAGAAAAAGGCGAAAATAGTATATGGATGACTTTTGAAGGAAATGGTTTTTTATATAATATGGTAAGAATTATTGTTGGAACTTTATTAGAAGTAGGCAGCGGAAGAAGATCCATAGAAACAATAAAAAAGGCATTAGAACTAGGGGATAGGGAAAAAGCAGGGCATAAAGCCCCTCCTCAAGGATTATTTTTAGATAAAGTATTTTACCCCTTGACACACTAG
- a CDS encoding LysM peptidoglycan-binding domain-containing protein: MYHMYYSQVPCPPGTTPYIIRAGDTFYRLAIRFNTTIQAIIAANPTVNPNMLMIGQQICIPAAIPPTTCPAGTTAYTIRAGDTFYAIARAHNISLDALLAANPGVDPDRLFIGQIICIPRPTPPPAPVCPTLRVGSRGGAVRQLQQLLKDAGFDPGPIDGIFGSRTQAAVIAFQASKGLTQDGIVGIRTWTALGVDCTTPPPTTCPSGTTAYTIRSGDTFYNLAIRYNTTVEAIRRANPSVNPDNLIVGQIICIPVS, from the coding sequence ATGTATCATATGTATTATAGTCAAGTGCCATGCCCCCCTGGAACGACACCTTATATCATTCGGGCAGGTGATACCTTTTATAGATTAGCAATTCGATTTAATACAACCATTCAAGCTATCATTGCAGCGAATCCTACTGTTAATCCAAATATGCTGATGATCGGGCAGCAAATTTGTATTCCTGCCGCTATACCTCCTACTACTTGTCCAGCAGGAACAACAGCCTACACTATTAGAGCTGGCGATACTTTTTATGCCATAGCTAGAGCTCATAATATCTCTCTAGATGCTTTGCTGGCTGCAAACCCCGGTGTTGATCCAGACAGACTATTTATTGGCCAAATCATTTGTATACCTAGGCCTACACCGCCCCCTGCTCCCGTATGCCCTACCTTGAGAGTAGGTAGCAGAGGTGGTGCTGTAAGACAACTTCAACAACTTTTAAAAGATGCTGGCTTTGATCCAGGACCTATTGATGGTATTTTCGGTTCTAGAACACAAGCAGCGGTTATAGCTTTCCAAGCTAGTAAAGGCCTTACTCAGGATGGGATTGTAGGAATACGGACATGGACTGCACTTGGAGTAGACTGCACTACGCCACCACCAACTACTTGTCCTTCTGGAACAACTGCTTACACGATACGATCAGGAGATACCTTCTATAATCTTGCTATTAGATACAATACAACTGTGGAAGCAATCAGAAGAGCTAATCCAAGCGTAAATCCGGATAATTTAATCGTAGGACAAATAATTTGTATACCTGTATCGTAA
- a CDS encoding divergent polysaccharide deacetylase family protein has translation MKNKIFFIVINKKRILCSLILFIILFLIMIGVRIQIKKNTKVWNYHETIVEKLGYRENREVKAKIAIIIDDFGNAGNGTKEMVDIQATLTCAVIPFLPYTTEDAELAHSKGHEIIIHLPMEPHIGSPKWLGEKGITINLSTEQIKSIMREAIENVSYAVGINNHMGSKATEDKRIMAAIIDVLKENNMYIVDSKTSMNSVIAEIAKEYEVPVLERAVFLDNEKNVEAIKRQLVLLGELALEKGYAIGIGHVGPEGGVITAKAIQEMIPVFEKKGIEIVPISDLIK, from the coding sequence ATGAAAAATAAAATTTTTTTTATTGTGATAAATAAAAAAAGAATACTATGTAGCTTAATATTATTTATCATTCTTTTTCTTATCATGATAGGGGTAAGAATTCAGATTAAGAAAAATACTAAGGTTTGGAACTATCATGAAACCATTGTAGAAAAATTAGGATATAGAGAAAATAGAGAGGTTAAAGCTAAAATAGCTATCATCATAGATGATTTTGGAAATGCTGGCAATGGTACAAAGGAAATGGTAGATATTCAGGCTACGCTAACTTGTGCAGTGATCCCATTTTTACCCTATACTACTGAAGATGCAGAATTAGCCCATAGTAAAGGACATGAGATTATTATTCATCTTCCTATGGAACCTCATATTGGGAGCCCTAAATGGTTAGGTGAAAAAGGGATTACGATAAATCTCTCCACAGAGCAAATTAAAAGTATTATGAGAGAAGCTATTGAAAATGTATCCTATGCAGTAGGTATTAACAATCACATGGGTTCTAAGGCTACAGAGGATAAAAGAATCATGGCAGCCATCATTGATGTATTAAAGGAGAACAATATGTACATAGTGGACAGTAAAACAAGTATGAACTCCGTTATAGCAGAAATTGCAAAGGAATACGAAGTACCAGTTCTAGAACGAGCAGTATTTTTAGATAATGAAAAGAATGTTGAAGCAATAAAAAGACAGCTAGTTCTACTGGGGGAGTTGGCGTTAGAGAAGGGTTATGCAATAGGAATAGGTCATGTAGGACCTGAAGGAGGCGTTATAACAGCCAAGGCTATACAAGAAATGATTCCTGTTTTTGAAAAAAAAGGTATTGAAATTGTGCCTATATCTGATCTAATAAAGTAA
- a CDS encoding phage holin family protein — protein MSDERNSNRTQDAPGWGKLILRFIISAIVIAVAAFITPGFRIEGLWGVIVAALVISIVNYLVERVFKVDASPFGRGIIGFIVAAIVIYISQFIVPAMTVTFLGAIIGALVIGIIDMIIPGKTI, from the coding sequence GTGTCAGACGAAAGAAATTCAAACCGTACTCAGGACGCCCCAGGTTGGGGTAAATTAATTTTAAGATTTATCATATCTGCTATTGTTATCGCAGTAGCTGCCTTTATTACACCAGGCTTTAGAATTGAAGGTTTATGGGGTGTTATCGTGGCCGCTTTAGTGATTTCAATTGTTAATTACTTAGTAGAAAGGGTGTTCAAGGTTGATGCTTCTCCTTTTGGTAGAGGGATTATAGGCTTCATTGTTGCCGCTATTGTTATTTATATTAGTCAATTTATTGTTCCTGCTATGACAGTAACCTTTTTAGGTGCCATCATAGGGGCACTTGTCATAGGGATTATTGATATGATTATCCCTGGTAAAACAATTTAG
- a CDS encoding NAD(P)/FAD-dependent oxidoreductase has product MQVAIMGAGLSGLSCAITLERHGIKPYIFENRKEVDDRFVNGEIFLNALNAPIEDTFSYLANEFQIYLQPVGHIKKLIIYSENEQATVTGNLGFSVIRGRHENSLCKQLLKQLDTEVMYHSQSTYEDLLKNYTHVILATGDGAYSEKMGNYEKHLTVSLKGAIVEGKFDKYTTMAWLDNSFAPKGYSYLIPLSSTKANIVTAYPNYPENTLLDSHLLWNKFFSRVQKDLKQVLNITDAFKVTEYVIGKCHHGRIGNTFFAGNCYGAIMPFLGFGQFPSIMTGIHTAYDLCGKGKYHDLNKPLDKSYTNALVLRRAMERLDNKKFDLLVKSLNGYIGKTFLDHSSINFLSLISHILKPVINIK; this is encoded by the coding sequence ATGCAAGTAGCCATTATGGGAGCTGGATTATCTGGATTATCATGTGCTATCACCTTAGAACGGCATGGAATAAAACCATACATCTTTGAAAACAGGAAGGAAGTGGATGATAGATTCGTCAATGGAGAGATATTTTTGAATGCATTAAATGCCCCTATCGAAGATACTTTTTCATACCTTGCTAACGAATTTCAGATCTATCTTCAACCAGTCGGACACATAAAAAAATTAATTATCTATTCAGAAAATGAACAGGCAACTGTAACTGGAAACTTAGGATTTAGTGTAATAAGGGGTAGACACGAAAATTCATTATGCAAACAGTTACTAAAACAGTTAGATACAGAGGTTATGTATCACTCACAATCTACCTATGAAGATTTGCTAAAAAACTATACACATGTTATCCTGGCTACAGGGGATGGCGCCTATAGTGAAAAAATGGGAAACTATGAAAAACATCTTACTGTGTCTTTAAAAGGAGCTATTGTTGAAGGGAAATTTGATAAATATACAACAATGGCTTGGTTGGATAATTCTTTTGCACCTAAAGGTTATAGTTATTTGATCCCATTATCTAGTACAAAAGCCAATATTGTTACCGCCTACCCCAACTATCCAGAAAATACACTATTAGATAGTCATTTATTATGGAACAAATTTTTTTCAAGAGTTCAAAAGGATTTAAAACAAGTACTCAACATTACTGATGCGTTCAAAGTCACAGAATATGTCATAGGAAAGTGTCATCATGGTAGAATTGGAAACACTTTTTTTGCTGGAAACTGTTATGGAGCAATCATGCCCTTTTTAGGATTTGGACAATTTCCTTCCATTATGACAGGTATTCATACCGCCTATGATTTGTGTGGTAAAGGAAAATATCATGATCTCAATAAGCCACTAGATAAAAGCTATACAAATGCACTAGTGTTAAGAAGGGCTATGGAGCGCTTAGATAATAAGAAGTTTGATCTACTCGTTAAAAGCTTGAATGGTTATATTGGAAAAACTTTTTTAGATCATAGTAGCATCAACTTTCTCAGTCTTATCAGCCATATATTAAAACCTGTAATAAATATAAAATGA
- the rpsI gene encoding 30S ribosomal protein S9, with translation MAKVAYYGTGRRKKSIARVRLVPGEGNITINKRDIEDYLDYETLKREVRRPLEMTNTLAKYDVIATVAGGGFTGQAGALRHGISRALIKADEELRGILKKAGFLTRDARAKERKKYGLKAARRAPQFSKR, from the coding sequence ATGGCAAAAGTAGCATACTACGGAACAGGTAGAAGAAAAAAATCAATTGCTAGAGTGAGATTAGTTCCTGGTGAAGGAAACATCACTATAAATAAACGTGATATTGAAGATTATTTAGACTATGAAACCTTGAAAAGAGAAGTAAGGCGTCCACTTGAAATGACAAACACATTAGCAAAGTATGATGTGATTGCAACTGTAGCAGGTGGCGGTTTCACTGGCCAAGCTGGTGCTTTAAGACATGGTATTTCAAGAGCTCTAATTAAAGCCGATGAAGAATTAAGAGGAATCTTAAAAAAGGCTGGTTTCTTAACAAGAGATGCTAGAGCAAAGGAAAGAAAGAAATACGGTTTAAAAGCTGCAAGACGTGCACCTCAGTTCTCAAAGAGATAA
- a CDS encoding energy-coupling factor transporter ATPase, with translation MSIKIENLTYIYNPKSPFETKALDDVNLEIKSGEFIGLIGHTGSGKSTLTQHLNGLIKPTSGKIMINDLDITRASVKLVEVRKRVGLVFQYPEHQLFEETVYKDIAFGPINLGLSQEEVKERVKEAMNLVKLSYDDLKDRSPFELSGGQRRRVAIAGVLAMKPEVLILDEPTAGLDPRARDEILDQIKLLHETYKSTVILVSHSMEDIAKLVDRIIVMHRGKVALMGAPREVFRQSEVLESIGLGIPQITYLMKKLKDLGVYLREDILTVEEAKEEILKWIRGKENA, from the coding sequence ATGTCGATTAAAATAGAAAATTTAACTTATATTTACAATCCTAAAAGCCCTTTTGAAACAAAAGCGTTGGATGATGTTAATTTAGAAATTAAAAGTGGAGAATTTATAGGACTCATAGGACATACCGGGTCAGGAAAATCAACTTTAACCCAGCATCTTAACGGCTTGATTAAGCCTACCAGCGGTAAAATAATGATCAATGATTTGGACATTACGCGTGCTTCGGTAAAACTGGTGGAAGTAAGAAAAAGGGTTGGATTAGTGTTTCAGTACCCTGAGCATCAATTATTTGAAGAAACCGTTTATAAAGATATAGCTTTTGGTCCTATAAACTTAGGCTTATCGCAGGAGGAAGTTAAGGAAAGAGTAAAGGAAGCTATGAATTTGGTCAAACTATCCTATGATGATCTCAAAGATAGATCCCCTTTTGAACTAAGTGGAGGGCAAAGGAGAAGAGTGGCTATAGCTGGTGTTTTAGCTATGAAGCCGGAGGTATTAATATTAGATGAGCCTACTGCTGGATTAGATCCTAGAGCGCGGGATGAGATATTAGATCAAATAAAACTTCTTCACGAAACCTATAAGAGCACCGTTATTTTGGTATCCCATAGTATGGAGGATATAGCAAAGTTAGTAGATAGAATTATTGTTATGCACCGTGGAAAAGTAGCACTGATGGGGGCACCTAGGGAAGTATTTCGCCAATCAGAGGTTTTAGAATCTATAGGATTGGGGATTCCGCAGATTACTTATTTAATGAAAAAGTTGAAGGACTTGGGTGTCTACTTAAGAGAAGATATACTGACGGTAGAAGAAGCGAAGGAAGAAATACTAAAGTGGATAAGAGGGAAAGAGAATGCTTAA
- a CDS encoding DUF1540 domain-containing protein, translating to MRVNKMNQPNQGIKCIVNTCHYYMNGDRCSAEMIEVQPRNASSTQETDCATFIPEGQA from the coding sequence ATGAGAGTAAACAAAATGAATCAACCTAACCAAGGAATTAAATGTATAGTAAATACTTGTCACTATTATATGAATGGAGATCGTTGTTCAGCAGAGATGATCGAAGTTCAGCCTAGAAATGCCAGCAGTACACAGGAAACAGATTGTGCAACATTCATACCAGAAGGCCAAGCTTAA
- the rplM gene encoding 50S ribosomal protein L13, with product MKSYMAKPNEVERKWFVVDAEGKTLGRLCSEVAKILTGKNKPEYTPHVDTGDFVIILNAGKVELTGKKLDQEFYTYHTGHPGGLKQVSFRNMLAEKPEKLVYNSVKGMLPKTRLGRQMLKKLKVYAGASHEHEAQQPQVLDI from the coding sequence ATGAAGTCATATATGGCAAAACCAAATGAAGTAGAAAGAAAATGGTTTGTAGTTGATGCTGAAGGTAAAACTTTAGGTAGATTATGTTCAGAAGTTGCTAAAATTTTAACAGGAAAAAATAAACCAGAGTATACGCCTCATGTGGATACCGGCGACTTTGTAATTATCTTAAATGCTGGAAAGGTTGAATTAACTGGCAAGAAATTAGACCAAGAATTCTATACTTACCATACAGGACATCCAGGTGGATTAAAGCAAGTTAGTTTTAGAAACATGCTTGCTGAAAAACCTGAAAAATTAGTTTACAATTCAGTAAAAGGCATGCTTCCAAAGACAAGACTTGGAAGACAAATGCTTAAAAAGTTAAAAGTATATGCTGGTGCAAGTCATGAGCATGAAGCACAACAACCACAAGTACTAGATATTTAA
- a CDS encoding energy-coupling factor transporter transmembrane component T family protein, whose protein sequence is MLKDITIGQHYPTGSIIHKLDPRTKILITFAIILGLFIVKNFIGYIYIISFIIAAIGISKIPFKYMVKGLKPLYILIFFTFLINVFMTRGEIVFSLGPLNATKEGIYQAVFMAIRLILLVIGTSLLTLTTSPIMLTDGIEHLLNPFKKIGIPAHELAMMMTIALRFIPTLLEETDKIMKAQIARGADFESGNIINRAKSLVPLLVPLFISAFRRADELAMAMEARCYRGGENRSKMKQLKMEQKDFISLIITVVLLAALVYTRGI, encoded by the coding sequence ATGCTTAAAGATATTACAATAGGTCAACATTACCCAACTGGTTCTATCATACATAAATTAGATCCTAGGACAAAAATACTTATTACCTTTGCTATTATCTTAGGCTTGTTTATTGTAAAGAACTTTATTGGATATATATATATTATTTCATTTATTATTGCTGCTATTGGGATATCCAAAATCCCTTTTAAATACATGGTTAAAGGACTAAAACCTCTGTATATTCTTATTTTTTTTACATTCCTTATTAATGTGTTTATGACAAGAGGTGAAATTGTGTTTAGCCTGGGTCCTTTAAATGCCACAAAAGAAGGGATATATCAAGCAGTATTTATGGCTATAAGATTAATATTGTTGGTTATAGGGACCTCTTTACTAACCCTTACTACATCGCCTATTATGCTAACTGACGGGATTGAACATTTATTAAATCCTTTTAAGAAGATTGGTATACCAGCGCATGAGTTAGCTATGATGATGACAATAGCCTTAAGATTTATTCCAACGTTATTAGAAGAGACTGATAAAATTATGAAGGCGCAAATCGCTAGAGGAGCAGACTTTGAAAGCGGTAATATTATAAATCGTGCAAAGAGCTTGGTACCTTTATTAGTGCCATTATTTATCAGTGCCTTTAGGAGGGCTGATGAACTTGCTATGGCTATGGAGGCTAGGTGCTATCGTGGGGGAGAAAATCGTAGTAAAATGAAACAACTTAAGATGGAGCAAAAAGACTTTATAAGTCTTATTATAACAGTTGTGCTATTAGCGGCACTAGTCTATACAAGAGGTATATAG
- the cwlD gene encoding N-acetylmuramoyl-L-alanine amidase CwlD, with protein sequence MKVIIIRKRWIYISIVLLFISALSIACINYCKIKAVFHTLPTLTKVVLLDAGHGGVDPGAVSKGGVKEKDINLAIALYLKEYLEQSGAVVVMTRTKDEGLYSEGGSLREKKNEDLRKRKEMVKESGPDIFITIHLNSFPQTQYHGAQTFYPKDNTKGKVLAEKIQEELINTLDKNNKRVALPKEDVYIIKGLDIPTTLVECGFLSNPKEEQLLQKSSYQKQIAWGIYMGIQRYFLEKP encoded by the coding sequence TTGAAGGTAATCATTATTAGAAAAAGGTGGATTTATATTAGTATTGTATTACTATTTATTTCAGCACTTTCTATAGCATGTATAAACTACTGCAAGATTAAAGCAGTTTTTCACACATTGCCTACGCTTACTAAAGTCGTCCTTCTAGACGCAGGACACGGCGGGGTTGATCCGGGCGCTGTTAGTAAGGGAGGCGTAAAAGAAAAAGACATCAATCTAGCGATAGCACTATATTTAAAGGAATATTTAGAGCAAAGTGGAGCTGTTGTCGTCATGACCCGCACTAAAGATGAAGGATTGTATTCAGAGGGAGGAAGTTTGAGGGAGAAAAAAAATGAAGACCTCAGAAAAAGGAAGGAAATGGTAAAAGAAAGCGGCCCAGATATATTTATTACAATTCATCTTAATAGTTTTCCACAGACCCAGTACCATGGAGCTCAGACCTTTTATCCAAAAGATAATACAAAGGGTAAAGTATTAGCAGAAAAAATACAGGAAGAATTAATCAATACATTAGATAAAAATAATAAGCGGGTTGCATTACCAAAAGAAGATGTATATATCATTAAAGGATTAGATATACCGACCACATTGGTTGAGTGTGGTTTTCTATCTAATCCTAAGGAGGAACAGCTATTACAAAAATCATCTTACCAAAAACAGATTGCTTGGGGTATATATATGGGAATACAGAGATACTTTCTAGAGAAACCATAG
- a CDS encoding ATP-binding protein: protein MKRLSIRIKLLILILLALIPLILFQCVAIFRGLNHQTERELLSNVEYAEAISKVFVNYIEEVWIQEEMIANYITAQKNIPVGEIQSYLEESQFAQKIISSIHFFNLEGTILASSSHKPIGQVFDQHRYFQRILQGEEKVVSDLILNSEGEFILPVAREIKQEGELIGIIVAVIDVEKLASRFPSFLFHEGSRFTFVDTNRSVVYCSDPNVKYSRGQTIPFNFSAWKASKGELLKTANYKSEMDGTLRMRVVYPMNEIGWTCIVSSNQHIVLKEYYRQVRNSTIILILVSLISIGGAVLLGNHILYPMSKLKSAAYTLASGDYSVRVNVPGNDEIAITAQVFDYMAEEIEQYDKLKTQFFANLSHEFKTPINVIFSATQLLILKQDDMQDDLCKIEFQKFVKMIKQNCYRLSRLVNNLIDISRYDGGYLKLTLKNHNIVSLIEEITMSVTKYAETKEITILFDTEIEEKVIACDPDFIERIVLNLLSNAIKFTEKKGSIFINIYDRQDDIIISVKDTGIGIPEDKLGIIFERFRQVDSSLNRSNEGSGIGLSLVKALVEMQKGTISVKSKLGIGTEFIVGLPVKILAEKDIELCSDTINMNSIGERINIEFSDIYSVYECE from the coding sequence ATGAAGCGTTTGAGTATTCGAATAAAGCTACTGATTTTGATACTTTTAGCACTTATTCCATTAATATTATTTCAATGTGTAGCTATTTTTAGAGGGCTTAATCATCAAACAGAAAGAGAACTTTTATCAAATGTTGAATATGCAGAGGCTATCTCAAAGGTTTTTGTAAATTATATCGAGGAAGTGTGGATACAGGAAGAAATGATTGCAAACTACATTACTGCTCAGAAAAACATACCCGTAGGAGAAATACAATCTTACTTAGAGGAAAGTCAGTTTGCTCAAAAAATCATTTCTAGCATACATTTTTTCAATTTAGAAGGCACTATTCTAGCTAGTTCAAGTCACAAGCCAATAGGCCAAGTATTTGACCAACATAGGTATTTTCAACGAATATTGCAAGGGGAAGAAAAAGTTGTTTCTGATCTTATACTGAACTCTGAGGGTGAATTCATTTTACCGGTTGCTAGAGAAATAAAGCAAGAGGGAGAACTGATAGGAATTATTGTAGCTGTCATAGATGTAGAGAAGCTAGCATCACGATTCCCGAGTTTTTTATTTCATGAAGGCAGTAGATTTACATTTGTGGATACGAATAGAAGTGTGGTATACTGCAGTGATCCAAACGTAAAATATTCACGAGGGCAAACGATACCATTTAATTTTAGTGCTTGGAAAGCTTCAAAGGGAGAATTGCTTAAAACAGCAAACTACAAATCAGAAATGGACGGGACTTTAAGAATGCGTGTAGTCTATCCTATGAATGAAATTGGATGGACGTGTATAGTTAGCTCTAATCAACATATTGTTTTAAAGGAATACTATAGGCAAGTGCGAAATTCAACGATTATTTTGATATTGGTTTCTTTGATTTCTATAGGAGGAGCTGTTTTGTTAGGAAATCATATTCTGTACCCTATGTCTAAATTAAAAAGCGCTGCCTATACTTTAGCTAGTGGTGATTACTCAGTACGTGTTAATGTACCTGGCAATGATGAAATAGCAATAACTGCACAAGTATTTGACTATATGGCAGAAGAAATTGAGCAATACGACAAATTAAAAACCCAGTTTTTTGCTAATCTATCTCATGAATTCAAAACCCCTATTAATGTAATTTTTTCAGCTACACAGCTTCTTATATTGAAACAAGATGATATGCAGGATGATTTATGTAAAATTGAGTTTCAAAAATTTGTAAAGATGATAAAACAAAACTGTTATAGACTCTCAAGGTTAGTGAATAATCTGATCGATATTAGTCGTTATGATGGAGGGTATTTGAAATTAACGCTTAAAAATCATAACATAGTCTCCCTTATAGAAGAAATTACTATGTCAGTTACTAAATATGCTGAGACGAAAGAAATAACCATATTGTTTGATACAGAAATAGAAGAAAAGGTGATTGCATGTGATCCTGATTTTATCGAAAGGATTGTGCTAAACCTTCTTTCTAATGCCATTAAGTTTACAGAGAAGAAAGGTAGCATTTTCATAAATATTTATGATAGACAGGATGATATTATTATATCTGTGAAGGATACTGGTATAGGCATTCCTGAAGATAAACTTGGTATTATATTTGAACGTTTTAGGCAGGTGGATAGTTCTCTCAATAGAAGTAATGAAGGTAGTGGAATAGGATTATCACTTGTAAAGGCATTAGTAGAAATGCAGAAGGGAACAATATCTGTAAAAAGCAAACTAGGGATAGGAACGGAATTTATTGTAGGGCTTCCTGTAAAAATACTAGCTGAGAAAGATATAGAACTATGCAGCGATACGATAAATATGAATAGCATAGGGGAAAGAATAAATATCGAGTTTTCGGATATATACTCTGTTTATGAATGTGAGTAA
- a CDS encoding TetR/AcrR family transcriptional regulator: MEITHKKLRREQAINTKKILLDKAFYLFQKKGYDNITVEQICNELGLTKGAFYYHFKSKADIVRRKFRLTEGNLLEIYSGTLDSPPDVQLRSIFDYYINYFQKDALDEIKIFLKIQIENHYKNFSITSVFQKNVLTNIIQEGQRIGYFKKNLDSQETAKFILTYLYGLLLEWCAYDGEFQLEAALNNFYETYLKEVLFIKK, from the coding sequence ATGGAGATCACACATAAAAAATTACGTAGAGAACAAGCTATCAATACAAAGAAAATTTTGCTAGATAAAGCTTTTTACCTATTTCAAAAAAAGGGATATGATAATATTACCGTAGAGCAAATTTGTAATGAACTAGGCCTAACAAAAGGTGCCTTCTACTACCACTTCAAGTCAAAAGCTGACATTGTTAGAAGGAAATTTAGATTGACTGAGGGAAATTTACTAGAAATATATAGCGGTACTTTAGATTCCCCTCCTGATGTGCAGCTTCGTAGCATATTCGATTATTATATAAACTATTTTCAAAAAGATGCACTAGATGAAATAAAAATTTTTTTAAAAATTCAAATAGAGAATCACTATAAAAACTTTTCAATCACTAGTGTTTTTCAAAAAAATGTTTTGACCAACATTATTCAAGAAGGACAAAGGATTGGCTATTTTAAGAAAAACTTAGATAGTCAAGAAACTGCAAAATTTATATTAACCTATTTGTATGGTCTTCTACTAGAATGGTGTGCCTATGATGGTGAGTTTCAATTGGAGGCCGCCCTCAACAACTTTTATGAAACTTATTTAAAGGAAGTGCTATTTATTAAAAAATAA